From Myxococcus guangdongensis:
GCATCCCATGTGGGATGGCACGGACGCGTCGGCCGTGGTCAAGCGGACGCTCATCCTCGGGGAGAACAGCAAGATCTTCTGCACCGATGACCACGACATGTTCCTGGCCCAGGCCGAACAGTTCAGCGGCGACGCGGGCACCGCCGCGTCCCCCTTCGTCGTGAACCGCGCCAACAAGGAGACGGAGCACTTCATGGTCCCGGCCGACGTCGCCCACCAGGACAAGATCGAAACGCTCCTCAACAGCCCCGTGAATGGCCCGAACTTCGCGCCGTCCCTGCTGGCGCCGTCCCTGGTCACCCGGCAACCGCGCTGCGCCGGCGGCGCCTTCGCGCCCTCCGGTGGTTCGCTCGTCACGGAGGCCGAGGACGACGACACGCTGTTCGAATACCGCGAGCCCACGCAGACGGAGCTGGAGCTCCAGGAGGTCCTGGCGCTGGCAGGAGGCTTGCGAATCACCTCACCCGCACCGGGCACCGTCGTGACGCCAGGGAGCATCATCACCGTCTCCGTGGAGGCCACGGGCGGATTCGTGCCGGAGGCGCTGCTCATCGTGGCGGACGGACACGTGGTGCGTCACGAGGGCAGGCCGCTGACGGTCCAGTTCCAGGTCCCCCCCAAGGCGCTGGGCGGCCTCTCCATCATCGCCACCGGAATCGCGTTGAACGGAGAGATTCAACAGTCGAGCGCGGTATCCCTCACCGTGTCCTCCTCGGCGGTGGTGACCTCGCTGTCCGTGCTCAACGGGGACGCCCACATCCGCGGCGTGGGCCAGACGAGCAACCTCGTCGTCGTCGGAGACTTCAGCGACGGCGTCAAACGGGACGTCACCGCGGCGGCCACGGGGACCATCTATTCGACCTCGAACCCGAGCGTCGCCGTGGTGAGCGCGAACGGCGTGGTGACCGGCGTGGGCCCCGGCCTTGCGACCCTCGTCGTGCGCAACACCACCATCGCCACCAGCATCACCGTGGCGGTGAAGGAGGGCACCACCGCCCAATGCCTGGAGGTCCGGCTGGGGGACTACAACCTCTTCGTGCTCGAGGACTATCGCCAGGGCATGGATGTGGGCGGCAGGGTCGCCGCTGGCGGAAACATCCTCCTCACGGACTTCCGGGTCGGATGGAAGCTCCCCGCGACGGAGACCGCCAACGTGCTGGTGGCCGGCAACGACATGCGGCTCCAGAACGGCACCGTCTGGGGGAACACCCGCTTCGGCTCACACCTGACCACCGTGGGGCCCGTCATCTTCCAGCGAGGCACCGCGGCGCGGGGCACCCCCATCGACTTCGCCGCGCGGGGAGAGAGCCTGCGCACCCTCTCTGGCCACTTGAAGGCCCTGCCCGCCAACGGCACCACCACCCTGGAGACCTGGGGCGGTGTCCTGTTGAAGGGAACATCACCCAAGGTCAACGTCTTCAATGTCCCTTCAACCGCCTTCGCCTCCGCCACCCTGCTCTCCATCGACGCGCCCGCCAACTCACTGGCGGTCATCAACGTGAGCGGCACCACGGCGCGCTTCACCAACTTCGGCCACGTCTTCGCGGGCGGCATCGACGAGACCGGTGTGCTCTTCAACCTCCCGGACGCGACCAGCCTCACCGCCTTCGATTATGGCTTCTACGGTACAGTCCTTGCACCAAACGCGAATGTCTCCTTCAACAGTGGGAGCTGGGTGGGCAGCATCTACGCACGCTCGATGACAGGCAATGCGGTTGGCCATATCAGCCACCTGAGGGATACTGACATCTGTCCGTAGGGCCGGAGCGCTCGTCACGTGACGGGCGCGAACCCGTGGGGGGTCAAGTGGCCAAGAGTCCTGTGCGCGGTGTCACCACCGTGGTTTCCCTGATGCTCCTCGCGGGGTGCGCGGTGGAGCCTCTCACGGAAGCCACCGGCCCCCTGCGGTCCGCGACAGGAAATGGGACGACCCCGGGCGCCTCCGTGAGCATCCTGTCACGCGACGAGGCCCGGGGCGTGCCCACCCTGGTCTGGATGGAGCCGGGCGCGGTGGCGGCCCCGTCAATCCATGGCACACCCGAGGCCGCCGCCTGGGATTACCTGGAACAACATGCGTCTTTGTATGGCTTGACGCCCGAGGACCTGGGAGCCGCCTACGTCCACCGCGTCCACGACGTGGGGCGCGGCGGCATCAGCGTGATGTTCCGACAGCGCGTCGCGGGGCTGGAGGTGCTGCGAGGCGAGTTGAAGGTGCTGATGACGCGGCGGCTGGAGCTGGTGGGGCTCACCGGCAATCTGCGCGGCGGGGTGAAAGCCGCGCGGAGCCAATCCCTGACATCCGACGTCGACCAGGGCTTCCGGTACGCGCCCGGCAGCGCCGTGCTGCGGGCCCTGGAGGACCTGTATGGTGTCTCGCTTTCGAGCACCGTCCGGGAGGTCGGCGGGCTCCACGGGCGGCAGCACCTCTTCGACCTCGCGCCGGGCGCGGTGGACACGCCCTCCGCCATCTCCCTCGTGACACCAGCGAGGCTGGCGCGCGTCTATCATTCCATCAAGGGGCGCCTGGTTCCCGCGTATGTGATGGACGTCCTCGCCGAGCGCACGGGAGACCCCCGCCCCCGCGGGTATGAGTACGTCGTGGACGCGAGCGACGGCCGGGTCCTGGAGCGGCGCAATCGCATCTCAAGCGAGGTGTTCTCCTATCGCGTCTTCGCGGAGCCGGACGGCACACCGGGGGATTCCCCCCAGCTCGACTTCTCGCCGCACCCCACGGGCAGTCCGGAGACGCCGGAGCCGGGCTTCCGCCGTCCCATCCAGGTCGAGGTGGAGGGCCTGACACACCCCGATGGCACGGTGGACCCGTGGCTGGCCTCGAACGCGACGCTCACGTCGGGAAACAACGTCTGGGCCTACGCGGACCACCTGGATCCGGACGGCTACTCGGAGGGGAGCGATGTCCAGGCCTCCGTGACGCCCGGCACCCGGGAGTTCAGCGCGGAGTATCAGCCGGGCCTCGAGCCCCTGGAGACCGAGAGCCAGACGGTCGCCTCCATCGTCCAGCTCTTCTACACGACCAACTGGCTCCACGATGACTACTACCGCTCGGGCTTCGACGAGGCGGCGGGCAATGCCCAGGCGAACAACTGGAACCGTGGCGGCGTGGGCGGAGACGTCCTGCTGGCCGAGGCTCAGAACCAGGGCATTGACCCCGAGGCGCGCAACAACGCCTTCGCGTATGTCCCCGCGGACGGGCGGTCCCCGAAGCTGGAGATGTTCCTGTGGCGGACGCGCGAGGAGCGTGGGCTCACCGTCCCCGGACAGCCCCGGTACACCACGGGCGGAGCGGAGTTCGGGTTGCGGCGCTTCGAGCGGACGGGCCGGCTCGTGCTGGCGGAGGACGGCGCCGAGCCCCGGCTCGATGGATGCGAGGCCCTCCAGAACGACGTGGCGGGGGCCATCGTCCTGGTGGAGCGTGGCAACTGCAACTACGAGGTCAAGGCGGTGAACGCCGAGGCCGCGGGGGCCGCCGGGCTCATCGTCATCAATCACACCCCGGGCTCCCCCCCGCCGGACATGCGCGACGTGGACCCCGCGCTCCACACCGACCTGCCGACGCTGTCCATCACCTTCGAGGACGGAGAGGCGCTCAAGGCGCTGCTCGGGACCACGGCCGTCTCGGGCACCATGGACCGCACCCCCATCGTCGAGCGGGACGGCAGCCTGGACAACACCATCGTCGCGCACGAGTGGGGCCACGTCCTGTTCCACCGGCTGGTGGGCTGCGACACGCCCCAATGCCAGGCCTTGAGTGAAGGCTGGAGCGACTTCATCGCGCTCCACATGATGGTGCGCGAGCGCGACGACCTCGAGGGCAGCTACGCGGTTGGCGGCCATGCGGCGCAACTGCTCGGCCAGAGTTCCTATTACGGCGTGCGACGGGTGCCCTACTCCCGTGACTCCGGGCGCAACGCACTGAGGCTCGGCCACATCGCCAACAGCGCCTCGCTCCCCACGCACCCGCTGCGGGACAACGGCATCGAGAACGCCGAGTCCCACAACGCCGGCGAGGTCTGGGCGTCCATGCTCCTGGAGGGCTACCTCGCCCTGCTCGACGGGACGAAAGGCTCCCAGCCGCGCCTGCCCTCGTTCGAGGCCGCGCGGCGGCGCATGGCGGACTACGTCGTCCACGCCATGGTCCAGACGCCCGACAACCCGACCTTCACCGAGCAACGCGATGCCCTGCTCATGGTCGCCGGAGCCCGGGACAGCGAGGACATGCGGGTTCTGGCGGAGGCGTTCCGCCGGCGGGGCGCGGGCTCGTGCGCGGTGGCGCCTCCCCGCGCCTCGGTGGAGTTCGAGGACGTGGAGGAGTCCACCGAGCTGAGCGCCCACCTGCGCATCATCTCCGCGCGGCTCGACCTGGTGCGCACGTGCGACAACGACAGCGTGCTCGACGCCTCCGAGTCGGCCCTGGTCAACATCACCCTCAAGAACGACAGCCCCGTGACGCTGACGAACGTGGACGTCCTGGTCCGCAGCCCGGAGAAGGCGCTGCTCTTCCCGCTCGGAGCGACGCGCAAGGTGGACAGCCTGGCCCCCTTCCAGAGCGTCGACCTCTCGATTCCCGTCGAGCTCGATGCCGCGCTGGCGCAGTCGCCCTCGACGGCCTACGAGGTCGTCGCCACCAGCGCCCAGGCCTGCGAGCCCACCGTCACGTTGGCGAGGACCGTCCGCTTCAACTACGACCTGGGGCCATCCCGGACGGACCGGGTCGAGGGCCATGCGACGACGTGGACCCCCACGGTGCTGGGAGGGACCGCCGACCAGGCCTGGCGCATCGTCGATTCGCCCCTCGATGCGGGTGAGCGACTCTGGTTCGCGAGGGACGGCTATGACTTCGCGGACACGGTGCTGGAGACGCCGTCACTGGAGATTCCCGAGGGCGGCCGGTTCGTGCTGCGCTTCGAGCACCGCCACGCGTTCGCGTATTGGAGGGACCCCGTCAATCCCTCCATCGTCCGCTACTGGAATGGCGGCGTCATCGAGCTGACCCGGGACGGCGGCGCGAGCTGGGTGGATGCCCAGTCGCTGCTCACCATCGGCTACAACGGGGTGCTCGACAACGAGACGGGCAATGCCCTGCAGGACCGCGCGGCCTTCGTGGCCGAGAGCCCGGGATGGCCCGAGCGGCTCACGCCCGTCGTCCTGGACTTCGGCACGCGACTGGGCGGCGCCACCGTGCGGCTGCGCTTCCGCATGGGCTCCGCCTGGGTCTTCCAGGCGCACGGGTGGGAAATCGACAACATCACCGTCGAGGGGACACGGGCAGCGCCGTTCCTGGAGGTCATCTCCCAGGCGCGCACCTGCGCCCTGCTCGCCCACGCCGGCGAGGAGCAGACCGTCGTCAGCGGCGAGGTCGTGAAGCTCGATGGCTCGCGCAGCGACGACCCCCTCGACGGGGCGCTGAGCTACGTGTGGTCGCAGGCCCTCGGGGCTGAGCCAACGGTCGTCCTGAGCGGTCACACGACGAAAGCCCCCCAGTTCACCGCGCCCCTCGTGGACAAGGAGACGGTGTTGGAGTTCCAGCTGACCGTGAGCGTCCCCCACCAGTCGCGCACGGCGCGGGTCAAGGTCCGGGTCCTGCCCCCCGTCACGCAGCCCGACGCGGGCGAACCGGACGCCGGTCCTCCGCCTGACGCGGGTGAACCGGACGCCGGCCCGCCTCCCGACGCGGGTGAAGAACCGCGCACCCTCGTCCCCCCCGAGATGCAAACCTGCGCCGCGGCTGGAGGCGGCGTGCCCCTGGGCCTCCTGGGCACGCTGCTCCTGCTCGCAGCCCGCCGTCGACACCGGGGCTGACGGCCCTCGTCCGAAGCAGCCGAGCGGGCGAGCGCGGGATTTCCCGAGCCGTCCATTGGGCAGGGGCGGGGGTGTCCACTACACTCGCGCCCGCCCCATGCGACTCTCCCCCCTCTGTGCCCTGGCCGCCCTGCTGGCGGTGACCTCCTCGGAGGCCGCCGTCCGGTATGAAATCAAGAACCGCCGCATCGAACCGCGCCAGACGCTGGCGGGCGCGCTGCATGAGGCGCAGCTGCCGGACGCGCAGGTGACCGCCGTCATCTCCGCGCTCGAGGGCGTGTTCGACTTCCGCCGCTCCCGCGTGGGGGACCAGTTCCGCATCGTCCTGCGCGACGGGGAGCTGGACTTCTTCGACTACCGCCAGAGCCTGGTGGACGAGTGGCAGGTGCGCCGCGACGGCGAGAAGTTCGTCGGCAGCAAGCGCGCGATTGAAGTGGAGAAGCAGGTGTCCGTGGTGTCGCTCGAAATCCAGACGTCGCTCTACGAGGCGGCGGTGGACGCGGGCGAGGACCCGGCCATCGGCATGGTGCTGGCGGACGTGTTCGCCTGGGACATCGACTTCTACCGCGACGTGCGCAAGGGCGACACGGCGCGCGCGCTGGTGGAGAAGTTCGTCTCCAAGGGCCGCGTGCTGCGCTACGGCGAGGTGCTCGCCGCGCAGTACCAGGGGGGCCTCGTGGGCCCCAAGAAGGTCTACCGGTACGTGCTGCCGGACGGCCAGCCCAACTACTTCCAGGCGGACGGCGCCAGCGCGAAGAAGACCTTCCTCAAGAGCCCGCTGAAGTACGCGCACGTCACCAGCAAGTTCGGCTCGCGCTTCCACCCGGTGCTCCAGTACCTGAAGAACCACAACGGCGTGGACTACGGCACGCCCATCGGCACGCCGGTGTGGGCGGTGTCGGACGGCACCGTGACGCAGGCGGGCTGGGCCGGCGCCGCCGGCAACATGGTGGTGCTGCGCCACGCCAACGGCTTCGAGACCCAGTACATGCACCTGTCCAAGGTGGGCGAGGGCGTGCGCGTGGGTGCCCGCGTCAGCCAGAAGCAGGTCATCGCCTACTCGGGCAACACCGGCCGCTCCACCGGGCCGCACCTGCACTTCGGCATGAAGCGCGGCGGCAGCTACACCAACCCGCTCAGCCAGCAGTTCCCCCGCGCGGACCCGCTGCCCAAGCAGCTCTTGCCGGACTTCCTCGCCAAGGCGCAGGAGCTGGCCTCGCAGATGGAGGCCGTCTCCGTGGCCGCCGTCGCGGGACAGGCTCCGGCCGCGCCCTGAAGCAGGCGCGGCGCCGGCGGGCTACGACTCCCAGGTGATGTCGTAGTCCGCCGCGAAGTAACCGTGGGGCGTGCCCACGACGCGGCCGTTGCACTGGATGGCCTTGAGGGCCTCCTGCAACACGCCCTCGTGGAACTGCACCGGCTGCATGTCGCCCTGGAAGGACAGGCGCACGTGACGCTCGTGCAACACGGTGTACTCCCGGCGCCCGTAGCTGACCAAGGTGGAGTAGGCCGTGGGCGCGTTGGACAACAGGCGCTTGGGGTCCCCCTTGCCAATCAGCCGCGTGAGCGTCTGGCCCACCGTGGAGGAGAAGAAGCCGGTGACGGCGGCGGCGCCGCACGCGCGCACCGCGTCCTCCTGCGTGGGGTAGCGCCCCGCCTTCTCCAGCGCCTCCGACGTGGCGTAGAGCAACCGGATGGCGTCCACGGCGGAGTAGGAGAAGAAGTCCACGGGGGAGCGCTTGAAGAGCGGCTCGCGCAGGCGCGCGGCGGAGTCCGGCCCCAGCTGCCGCTCGGCGAGCATCAGCACCGCGTTGAAGATGAGGCCGCGGACCGTGTCTTCCGGCCGCACCAGCGCCAGGCGCTGGTCCAAGTCATTCTTCGGGAAGGCCATGAGCGTTGATTTCTACATCAAACGGCTCCCCGGAGGGCGGCCGTTCCACGAGGGCCCTGTGGGAAAGCGAGCGGATGGGCGCGCACCGCGCATCGTCCCTGGACGTCCCAGGTCCTTGCCAGGGAGCATCCTCCCCCTCCCTGGCTCCGCGCTTTCCGCATGTGCCGGGCCTTCCGGCTGCGCTACCCTGACGGCCCTTCGGTTCGTTGCTTCCCACTCGACGACACACCTCGGATGGAGACCTCTCGCGACATGGCCTCTCCCGCCTCTTCCTCCTCGCAGCGCCCCGCCGCCCCGTCCACGTCCACGGCGGATGACGGAGGCCGCACCGGGCGCGATGCTTCGTCCATGCGCCGCTCGTTCCTGGACCACGTGCGCTACTCGCGCGGGAAGAACTACGAGACCTCCACCGCGCATGACCGCTTCATGGCGTTGTCGCTGGCGGTGCGTGACAGGCTGGCGGACCGCTGGGTGCGCACGGCCCGCACGTACTACGAGAAGGACGCCAAGCGCGCCTACTACCTGTCCGCGGAGTACCTGCTGGGTCGGGCGCTCGGCAACAACCTGCTGAATCTGGGCATGCACGACGCGGCCGCCGAGGCCATGCGGGAAGTGGGGGTGGACCTCACCAACCTGCTGGAGATG
This genomic window contains:
- a CDS encoding M36 family metallopeptidase; this encodes MAKSPVRGVTTVVSLMLLAGCAVEPLTEATGPLRSATGNGTTPGASVSILSRDEARGVPTLVWMEPGAVAAPSIHGTPEAAAWDYLEQHASLYGLTPEDLGAAYVHRVHDVGRGGISVMFRQRVAGLEVLRGELKVLMTRRLELVGLTGNLRGGVKAARSQSLTSDVDQGFRYAPGSAVLRALEDLYGVSLSSTVREVGGLHGRQHLFDLAPGAVDTPSAISLVTPARLARVYHSIKGRLVPAYVMDVLAERTGDPRPRGYEYVVDASDGRVLERRNRISSEVFSYRVFAEPDGTPGDSPQLDFSPHPTGSPETPEPGFRRPIQVEVEGLTHPDGTVDPWLASNATLTSGNNVWAYADHLDPDGYSEGSDVQASVTPGTREFSAEYQPGLEPLETESQTVASIVQLFYTTNWLHDDYYRSGFDEAAGNAQANNWNRGGVGGDVLLAEAQNQGIDPEARNNAFAYVPADGRSPKLEMFLWRTREERGLTVPGQPRYTTGGAEFGLRRFERTGRLVLAEDGAEPRLDGCEALQNDVAGAIVLVERGNCNYEVKAVNAEAAGAAGLIVINHTPGSPPPDMRDVDPALHTDLPTLSITFEDGEALKALLGTTAVSGTMDRTPIVERDGSLDNTIVAHEWGHVLFHRLVGCDTPQCQALSEGWSDFIALHMMVRERDDLEGSYAVGGHAAQLLGQSSYYGVRRVPYSRDSGRNALRLGHIANSASLPTHPLRDNGIENAESHNAGEVWASMLLEGYLALLDGTKGSQPRLPSFEAARRRMADYVVHAMVQTPDNPTFTEQRDALLMVAGARDSEDMRVLAEAFRRRGAGSCAVAPPRASVEFEDVEESTELSAHLRIISARLDLVRTCDNDSVLDASESALVNITLKNDSPVTLTNVDVLVRSPEKALLFPLGATRKVDSLAPFQSVDLSIPVELDAALAQSPSTAYEVVATSAQACEPTVTLARTVRFNYDLGPSRTDRVEGHATTWTPTVLGGTADQAWRIVDSPLDAGERLWFARDGYDFADTVLETPSLEIPEGGRFVLRFEHRHAFAYWRDPVNPSIVRYWNGGVIELTRDGGASWVDAQSLLTIGYNGVLDNETGNALQDRAAFVAESPGWPERLTPVVLDFGTRLGGATVRLRFRMGSAWVFQAHGWEIDNITVEGTRAAPFLEVISQARTCALLAHAGEEQTVVSGEVVKLDGSRSDDPLDGALSYVWSQALGAEPTVVLSGHTTKAPQFTAPLVDKETVLEFQLTVSVPHQSRTARVKVRVLPPVTQPDAGEPDAGPPPDAGEPDAGPPPDAGEEPRTLVPPEMQTCAAAGGGVPLGLLGTLLLLAARRRHRG
- a CDS encoding M23 family metallopeptidase, producing MRLSPLCALAALLAVTSSEAAVRYEIKNRRIEPRQTLAGALHEAQLPDAQVTAVISALEGVFDFRRSRVGDQFRIVLRDGELDFFDYRQSLVDEWQVRRDGEKFVGSKRAIEVEKQVSVVSLEIQTSLYEAAVDAGEDPAIGMVLADVFAWDIDFYRDVRKGDTARALVEKFVSKGRVLRYGEVLAAQYQGGLVGPKKVYRYVLPDGQPNYFQADGASAKKTFLKSPLKYAHVTSKFGSRFHPVLQYLKNHNGVDYGTPIGTPVWAVSDGTVTQAGWAGAAGNMVVLRHANGFETQYMHLSKVGEGVRVGARVSQKQVIAYSGNTGRSTGPHLHFGMKRGGSYTNPLSQQFPRADPLPKQLLPDFLAKAQELASQMEAVSVAAVAGQAPAAP
- a CDS encoding DUF2378 family protein gives rise to the protein MAFPKNDLDQRLALVRPEDTVRGLIFNAVLMLAERQLGPDSAARLREPLFKRSPVDFFSYSAVDAIRLLYATSEALEKAGRYPTQEDAVRACGAAAVTGFFSSTVGQTLTRLIGKGDPKRLLSNAPTAYSTLVSYGRREYTVLHERHVRLSFQGDMQPVQFHEGVLQEALKAIQCNGRVVGTPHGYFAADYDITWES